A genomic region of Pyrus communis chromosome 14, drPyrComm1.1, whole genome shotgun sequence contains the following coding sequences:
- the LOC137715381 gene encoding zinc finger CCCH domain-containing protein 55-like isoform X2: MGSYELTNVLFSKIKTLDPENAIKIMGYLLIQDLAEKDLIRLAYGPESLLHSLILRAKIQLGLSSNTSSASSTPSSPSPLNPIARPTNANPFSQSSPRTPNGFDFGNNSSSPSSNSWPLSGFPNNSINPKASPLLSHDNIRAGSFSVPVHSHQFSKDGGGGGGGDGWPGSDLIDEHQLSEYLSFLNESSYSSRPGDFINPRLELGPGVPDWVHSVNNGDTHFHKRSYSASDACLGSEDPALGVGFKPCLYFARGFCKNGSNCKFVHGGFADSLDAPGAIVGSPSNLTGFEQQEEMLRLKVEQQRLAAASQFMAGGSPSSYNKYMNFLLQQQNDPQRFAAMMMGEELFKFGRCRPDRNELLAMASVEKANSASRQIYLTFPAESTFRDEDVSEYFSKFGPVQDVRIPYQQKRMFGFVTFVFPETVRLILSKGNPHFICDSRVLVKPYKEKGKILDKRQQQQQHLERGEFSSCLSPGSLDSRDAYDLPLGGRMFYSTQDVLLRRKLEEQAELQQAIELQGRRLMSLQLPDWKNERLTHHHRSLSVGAHGPLLSPHSHAQINQNILPFDSMEQEVAEGHSDIPADLISVTGAIAEQQSQKEDNLAFIHNNGNGNGKEKELFSNLDAPNLHKRSCLIASLLVQNLPEIIIYLSCQPLCPKLMILPLLLKTTHYHQSILLASLLLIDNADRLCYC, translated from the exons ATGGGTTCCTATGAACTTACAAATGTACTCTTTTCGAAGATCAAAACCTTAGACCCAGAAAATGCCATCAAAATCATGGGTTATCTTCTCATTCAAGATCTTGCCGAGAAGGATTTGATTCGCTTGGCGTATGGTCCCGAGAGCCTTTTGCACTCGCTGATTCTGAGGGCTAAAATCCAGTTGGGACTTTCTTCAAACACTTCGTCCGCATCTTCCACTCCTTCCTCTCCTTCACCCCTAAATCCCATAGCCAGACCAACCAACGCCAACCCATTTTCTCAGTCCTCTCCTAGAACCCCAAACGGCTTTGACTTTGGGAACAACTCTTCTTCTCCCTCTTCGAATTCCTGGCCGCTTTCTGGCTTCCCAAACAACTCCATTAACCCAAAGGCAAGCCCTTTACTCTCTCATGACAATATCCGGGCCGGGTCCTTCTCCGTTCCAGTACATTCGCACCAGTTCAGTaaggatggtggtggtgggggcggTGGTGATGGGTGGCCAGGAAGTGACCTCATCGACGAGCATCAACTCAGCGAGTACCTCTCCTTTCTCAACGAGTCCTCTTACTCTTCGAGGCCGGGCGATTTCATTAATCCCAGGCTCGAATTGGGTCCGGGGGTTCCTGATTGGGTTCATTCGGTTAACAATGGCGACACCCATTTCCACAAAAGGAGCTATTCGGCCAGCGATGCTTGTCTCGGGTCCGAGGACCCTGCTTTGGGAGTTGGGTTCAAGCCGTGTCTTTACTTTGCTAGAGGGTTTTGCAAGAATGGTAGCAATTGCAAGTTTGTGCATGGCGGTTTTGCTGATTCCCTGGACGCTCCTGGTGCTATTGTGGGGTCTCCCAGTAATCTTACTGGTTTCGAACAGCAGGAGGAGATGTTGCGGTTGAAAGTTGAGCAACAGAGATTGGCTGCTGCCTCTCAGTTCATGGCTGGAGGGTCGCCTTCTTCGTACAACAAGTACATGAATTTCCTATTGCAACAGCAGAATGACCCTCAGAG ATTTGCGGCCATGATGATGGGGGAAGAACTTTTCAAGTTTGGGCGGTGTCGACCTGATAGAAACGAACTTCTGGCAATGGCTTCTGTTGAAAAGGCGAACTCAGCTTCAAGACAGATCTACTTGACATTCCCAGCTGAGAGCACTTTTAGAGATGAAGATGTTTCAGAATACTTCAG CAAGTTCGGGCCAGTTCAAGATGTCCGGATCCCATATCAGCAGAAGCGAATGTTTGGGTTCGTAACATTTGTCTTCCCAGAAACTGTCAGGCTTATATTGTCCAAAGGCAATCCTCATTTTATATGTGATTCACGTGTGCTCGTCAAGCCCTACAAGGAGAAGGGAAAAATCCTGGATAA GaggcaacaacaacaacagcatTTGGAGAGGGGAGAATTTTCATCATGTTTGAGCCCTGGTAGTCTTGATTCCAGAGATGCATATGATCTCCCACTTG GGGGAAGAATGTTCTACAGTACACAGGATGTGTTATTGAGAAGAAAGTTGGAGGAGCAGGCTGAACTGCAGCAAGCAATTGAACTCCAAGGCAGAAGACTTATGAGTCTGCAGCTCCCGGACTggaagaatgaacgcttaaccCATCATCACCGCAGTCTATCTGTTGGTGCTCATGGTCCTCTGTTGAGCCCTCATTCCCATGCTCAGATCAATCAAAATATCCTTCCATTTGACAGCATGGAACAAGAAGTTGCAGAAG GCCACAGTGACATTCCAGCTGACTTAATCTCTGTGACTGGTGCAATTGCTGAGCAGCAGTCCCAGAAGGAAGATAATTTAGCTTTCATTCACAACAATGGCAATGGGAATGGCAAAGAAAAGGAGCTATTCTCCAACCTGGATGCTCCTAATCTTCATAAAAG GTCCTGCCTGATAGCCTCTTTGCTCGTACAAAATCTGCCGGAGATCATCATCTATCTGAGTTGTCAACCGCTGTGCCCGAAGTTAATGATACTGCCATTACTACTGAAAACAACACATTATCATCAGTCAATTCTGCTGGCTTCATTGCTTCTCATTGATAATGCTGATCGACTGTGCTACTGCTAG
- the LOC137715381 gene encoding zinc finger CCCH domain-containing protein 55-like isoform X3, whose translation MGSYELTNVLFSKIKTLDPENAIKIMGYLLIQDLAEKDLIRLAYGPESLLHSLILRAKIQLGLSSNTSSASSTPSSPSPLNPIARPTNANPFSQSSPRTPNGFDFGNNSSSPSSNSWPLSGFPNNSINPKASPLLSHDNIRAGSFSVPVHSHQFSKDGGGGGGGDGWPGSDLIDEHQLSEYLSFLNESSYSSRPGDFINPRLELGPGVPDWVHSVNNGDTHFHKRSYSASDACLGSEDPALGVGFKPCLYFARGFCKNGSNCKFVHGGFADSLDAPGAIVGSPSNLTGFEQQEEMLRLKVEQQRLAAASQFMAGGSPSSYNKYMNFLLQQQNDPQRFAAMMMGEELFKFGRCRPDRNELLAMASVEKANSASRQIYLTFPAESTFRDEDVSEYFSSKFGPVQDVRIPYQQKRMFGFVTFVFPETVRLILSKGNPHFICDSRVLVKPYKEKGKILDKRQQQQQHLERGEFSSCLSPGSLDSRDAYDLPLGGRMFYSTQDVLLRRKLEEQAELQQAIELQGRRLMSLQLPDWKNERLTHHHRSLSVGAHGPLLSPHSHAQINQNILPFDSMEQEVAEGHSDIPADLISVTGAIAEQQSQKEDNLAFIHNNGNGNGKEKELFSNLDAPNLHKSAEQVLPDSLFARTKSAGDHHLSELSTAVPEVNDTAITTENNTLSSVNSAGFIASH comes from the exons ATGGGTTCCTATGAACTTACAAATGTACTCTTTTCGAAGATCAAAACCTTAGACCCAGAAAATGCCATCAAAATCATGGGTTATCTTCTCATTCAAGATCTTGCCGAGAAGGATTTGATTCGCTTGGCGTATGGTCCCGAGAGCCTTTTGCACTCGCTGATTCTGAGGGCTAAAATCCAGTTGGGACTTTCTTCAAACACTTCGTCCGCATCTTCCACTCCTTCCTCTCCTTCACCCCTAAATCCCATAGCCAGACCAACCAACGCCAACCCATTTTCTCAGTCCTCTCCTAGAACCCCAAACGGCTTTGACTTTGGGAACAACTCTTCTTCTCCCTCTTCGAATTCCTGGCCGCTTTCTGGCTTCCCAAACAACTCCATTAACCCAAAGGCAAGCCCTTTACTCTCTCATGACAATATCCGGGCCGGGTCCTTCTCCGTTCCAGTACATTCGCACCAGTTCAGTaaggatggtggtggtgggggcggTGGTGATGGGTGGCCAGGAAGTGACCTCATCGACGAGCATCAACTCAGCGAGTACCTCTCCTTTCTCAACGAGTCCTCTTACTCTTCGAGGCCGGGCGATTTCATTAATCCCAGGCTCGAATTGGGTCCGGGGGTTCCTGATTGGGTTCATTCGGTTAACAATGGCGACACCCATTTCCACAAAAGGAGCTATTCGGCCAGCGATGCTTGTCTCGGGTCCGAGGACCCTGCTTTGGGAGTTGGGTTCAAGCCGTGTCTTTACTTTGCTAGAGGGTTTTGCAAGAATGGTAGCAATTGCAAGTTTGTGCATGGCGGTTTTGCTGATTCCCTGGACGCTCCTGGTGCTATTGTGGGGTCTCCCAGTAATCTTACTGGTTTCGAACAGCAGGAGGAGATGTTGCGGTTGAAAGTTGAGCAACAGAGATTGGCTGCTGCCTCTCAGTTCATGGCTGGAGGGTCGCCTTCTTCGTACAACAAGTACATGAATTTCCTATTGCAACAGCAGAATGACCCTCAGAG ATTTGCGGCCATGATGATGGGGGAAGAACTTTTCAAGTTTGGGCGGTGTCGACCTGATAGAAACGAACTTCTGGCAATGGCTTCTGTTGAAAAGGCGAACTCAGCTTCAAGACAGATCTACTTGACATTCCCAGCTGAGAGCACTTTTAGAGATGAAGATGTTTCAGAATACTTCAG CAGCAAGTTCGGGCCAGTTCAAGATGTCCGGATCCCATATCAGCAGAAGCGAATGTTTGGGTTCGTAACATTTGTCTTCCCAGAAACTGTCAGGCTTATATTGTCCAAAGGCAATCCTCATTTTATATGTGATTCACGTGTGCTCGTCAAGCCCTACAAGGAGAAGGGAAAAATCCTGGATAA GaggcaacaacaacaacagcatTTGGAGAGGGGAGAATTTTCATCATGTTTGAGCCCTGGTAGTCTTGATTCCAGAGATGCATATGATCTCCCACTTG GGGGAAGAATGTTCTACAGTACACAGGATGTGTTATTGAGAAGAAAGTTGGAGGAGCAGGCTGAACTGCAGCAAGCAATTGAACTCCAAGGCAGAAGACTTATGAGTCTGCAGCTCCCGGACTggaagaatgaacgcttaaccCATCATCACCGCAGTCTATCTGTTGGTGCTCATGGTCCTCTGTTGAGCCCTCATTCCCATGCTCAGATCAATCAAAATATCCTTCCATTTGACAGCATGGAACAAGAAGTTGCAGAAG GCCACAGTGACATTCCAGCTGACTTAATCTCTGTGACTGGTGCAATTGCTGAGCAGCAGTCCCAGAAGGAAGATAATTTAGCTTTCATTCACAACAATGGCAATGGGAATGGCAAAGAAAAGGAGCTATTCTCCAACCTGGATGCTCCTAATCTTCATAAAAG TGCAGAGCAGGTCCTGCCTGATAGCCTCTTTGCTCGTACAAAATCTGCCGGAGATCATCATCTATCTGAGTTGTCAACCGCTGTGCCCGAAGTTAATGATACTGCCATTACTACTGAAAACAACACATTATCATCAGTCAATTCTGCTGGCTTCATTGCTTCTCATTGA
- the LOC137715381 gene encoding zinc finger CCCH domain-containing protein 55-like isoform X4: MGSYELTNVLFSKIKTLDPENAIKIMGYLLIQDLAEKDLIRLAYGPESLLHSLILRAKIQLGLSSNTSSASSTPSSPSPLNPIARPTNANPFSQSSPRTPNGFDFGNNSSSPSSNSWPLSGFPNNSINPKASPLLSHDNIRAGSFSVPVHSHQFSKDGGGGGGGDGWPGSDLIDEHQLSEYLSFLNESSYSSRPGDFINPRLELGPGVPDWVHSVNNGDTHFHKRSYSASDACLGSEDPALGVGFKPCLYFARGFCKNGSNCKFVHGGFADSLDAPGAIVGSPSNLTGFEQQEEMLRLKVEQQRLAAASQFMAGGSPSSYNKYMNFLLQQQNDPQRFAAMMMGEELFKFGRCRPDRNELLAMASVEKANSASRQIYLTFPAESTFRDEDVSEYFSKFGPVQDVRIPYQQKRMFGFVTFVFPETVRLILSKGNPHFICDSRVLVKPYKEKGKILDKRQQQQQHLERGEFSSCLSPGSLDSRDAYDLPLGGRMFYSTQDVLLRRKLEEQAELQQAIELQGRRLMSLQLPDWKNERLTHHHRSLSVGAHGPLLSPHSHAQINQNILPFDSMEQEVAEGHSDIPADLISVTGAIAEQQSQKEDNLAFIHNNGNGNGKEKELFSNLDAPNLHKSAEQVLPDSLFARTKSAGDHHLSELSTAVPEVNDTAITTENNTLSSVNSAGFIASH; this comes from the exons ATGGGTTCCTATGAACTTACAAATGTACTCTTTTCGAAGATCAAAACCTTAGACCCAGAAAATGCCATCAAAATCATGGGTTATCTTCTCATTCAAGATCTTGCCGAGAAGGATTTGATTCGCTTGGCGTATGGTCCCGAGAGCCTTTTGCACTCGCTGATTCTGAGGGCTAAAATCCAGTTGGGACTTTCTTCAAACACTTCGTCCGCATCTTCCACTCCTTCCTCTCCTTCACCCCTAAATCCCATAGCCAGACCAACCAACGCCAACCCATTTTCTCAGTCCTCTCCTAGAACCCCAAACGGCTTTGACTTTGGGAACAACTCTTCTTCTCCCTCTTCGAATTCCTGGCCGCTTTCTGGCTTCCCAAACAACTCCATTAACCCAAAGGCAAGCCCTTTACTCTCTCATGACAATATCCGGGCCGGGTCCTTCTCCGTTCCAGTACATTCGCACCAGTTCAGTaaggatggtggtggtgggggcggTGGTGATGGGTGGCCAGGAAGTGACCTCATCGACGAGCATCAACTCAGCGAGTACCTCTCCTTTCTCAACGAGTCCTCTTACTCTTCGAGGCCGGGCGATTTCATTAATCCCAGGCTCGAATTGGGTCCGGGGGTTCCTGATTGGGTTCATTCGGTTAACAATGGCGACACCCATTTCCACAAAAGGAGCTATTCGGCCAGCGATGCTTGTCTCGGGTCCGAGGACCCTGCTTTGGGAGTTGGGTTCAAGCCGTGTCTTTACTTTGCTAGAGGGTTTTGCAAGAATGGTAGCAATTGCAAGTTTGTGCATGGCGGTTTTGCTGATTCCCTGGACGCTCCTGGTGCTATTGTGGGGTCTCCCAGTAATCTTACTGGTTTCGAACAGCAGGAGGAGATGTTGCGGTTGAAAGTTGAGCAACAGAGATTGGCTGCTGCCTCTCAGTTCATGGCTGGAGGGTCGCCTTCTTCGTACAACAAGTACATGAATTTCCTATTGCAACAGCAGAATGACCCTCAGAG ATTTGCGGCCATGATGATGGGGGAAGAACTTTTCAAGTTTGGGCGGTGTCGACCTGATAGAAACGAACTTCTGGCAATGGCTTCTGTTGAAAAGGCGAACTCAGCTTCAAGACAGATCTACTTGACATTCCCAGCTGAGAGCACTTTTAGAGATGAAGATGTTTCAGAATACTTCAG CAAGTTCGGGCCAGTTCAAGATGTCCGGATCCCATATCAGCAGAAGCGAATGTTTGGGTTCGTAACATTTGTCTTCCCAGAAACTGTCAGGCTTATATTGTCCAAAGGCAATCCTCATTTTATATGTGATTCACGTGTGCTCGTCAAGCCCTACAAGGAGAAGGGAAAAATCCTGGATAA GaggcaacaacaacaacagcatTTGGAGAGGGGAGAATTTTCATCATGTTTGAGCCCTGGTAGTCTTGATTCCAGAGATGCATATGATCTCCCACTTG GGGGAAGAATGTTCTACAGTACACAGGATGTGTTATTGAGAAGAAAGTTGGAGGAGCAGGCTGAACTGCAGCAAGCAATTGAACTCCAAGGCAGAAGACTTATGAGTCTGCAGCTCCCGGACTggaagaatgaacgcttaaccCATCATCACCGCAGTCTATCTGTTGGTGCTCATGGTCCTCTGTTGAGCCCTCATTCCCATGCTCAGATCAATCAAAATATCCTTCCATTTGACAGCATGGAACAAGAAGTTGCAGAAG GCCACAGTGACATTCCAGCTGACTTAATCTCTGTGACTGGTGCAATTGCTGAGCAGCAGTCCCAGAAGGAAGATAATTTAGCTTTCATTCACAACAATGGCAATGGGAATGGCAAAGAAAAGGAGCTATTCTCCAACCTGGATGCTCCTAATCTTCATAAAAG TGCAGAGCAGGTCCTGCCTGATAGCCTCTTTGCTCGTACAAAATCTGCCGGAGATCATCATCTATCTGAGTTGTCAACCGCTGTGCCCGAAGTTAATGATACTGCCATTACTACTGAAAACAACACATTATCATCAGTCAATTCTGCTGGCTTCATTGCTTCTCATTGA
- the LOC137715381 gene encoding zinc finger CCCH domain-containing protein 55-like isoform X1, giving the protein MGSYELTNVLFSKIKTLDPENAIKIMGYLLIQDLAEKDLIRLAYGPESLLHSLILRAKIQLGLSSNTSSASSTPSSPSPLNPIARPTNANPFSQSSPRTPNGFDFGNNSSSPSSNSWPLSGFPNNSINPKASPLLSHDNIRAGSFSVPVHSHQFSKDGGGGGGGDGWPGSDLIDEHQLSEYLSFLNESSYSSRPGDFINPRLELGPGVPDWVHSVNNGDTHFHKRSYSASDACLGSEDPALGVGFKPCLYFARGFCKNGSNCKFVHGGFADSLDAPGAIVGSPSNLTGFEQQEEMLRLKVEQQRLAAASQFMAGGSPSSYNKYMNFLLQQQNDPQRFAAMMMGEELFKFGRCRPDRNELLAMASVEKANSASRQIYLTFPAESTFRDEDVSEYFSSKFGPVQDVRIPYQQKRMFGFVTFVFPETVRLILSKGNPHFICDSRVLVKPYKEKGKILDKRQQQQQHLERGEFSSCLSPGSLDSRDAYDLPLGGRMFYSTQDVLLRRKLEEQAELQQAIELQGRRLMSLQLPDWKNERLTHHHRSLSVGAHGPLLSPHSHAQINQNILPFDSMEQEVAEGHSDIPADLISVTGAIAEQQSQKEDNLAFIHNNGNGNGKEKELFSNLDAPNLHKRSCLIASLLVQNLPEIIIYLSCQPLCPKLMILPLLLKTTHYHQSILLASLLLIDNADRLCYC; this is encoded by the exons ATGGGTTCCTATGAACTTACAAATGTACTCTTTTCGAAGATCAAAACCTTAGACCCAGAAAATGCCATCAAAATCATGGGTTATCTTCTCATTCAAGATCTTGCCGAGAAGGATTTGATTCGCTTGGCGTATGGTCCCGAGAGCCTTTTGCACTCGCTGATTCTGAGGGCTAAAATCCAGTTGGGACTTTCTTCAAACACTTCGTCCGCATCTTCCACTCCTTCCTCTCCTTCACCCCTAAATCCCATAGCCAGACCAACCAACGCCAACCCATTTTCTCAGTCCTCTCCTAGAACCCCAAACGGCTTTGACTTTGGGAACAACTCTTCTTCTCCCTCTTCGAATTCCTGGCCGCTTTCTGGCTTCCCAAACAACTCCATTAACCCAAAGGCAAGCCCTTTACTCTCTCATGACAATATCCGGGCCGGGTCCTTCTCCGTTCCAGTACATTCGCACCAGTTCAGTaaggatggtggtggtgggggcggTGGTGATGGGTGGCCAGGAAGTGACCTCATCGACGAGCATCAACTCAGCGAGTACCTCTCCTTTCTCAACGAGTCCTCTTACTCTTCGAGGCCGGGCGATTTCATTAATCCCAGGCTCGAATTGGGTCCGGGGGTTCCTGATTGGGTTCATTCGGTTAACAATGGCGACACCCATTTCCACAAAAGGAGCTATTCGGCCAGCGATGCTTGTCTCGGGTCCGAGGACCCTGCTTTGGGAGTTGGGTTCAAGCCGTGTCTTTACTTTGCTAGAGGGTTTTGCAAGAATGGTAGCAATTGCAAGTTTGTGCATGGCGGTTTTGCTGATTCCCTGGACGCTCCTGGTGCTATTGTGGGGTCTCCCAGTAATCTTACTGGTTTCGAACAGCAGGAGGAGATGTTGCGGTTGAAAGTTGAGCAACAGAGATTGGCTGCTGCCTCTCAGTTCATGGCTGGAGGGTCGCCTTCTTCGTACAACAAGTACATGAATTTCCTATTGCAACAGCAGAATGACCCTCAGAG ATTTGCGGCCATGATGATGGGGGAAGAACTTTTCAAGTTTGGGCGGTGTCGACCTGATAGAAACGAACTTCTGGCAATGGCTTCTGTTGAAAAGGCGAACTCAGCTTCAAGACAGATCTACTTGACATTCCCAGCTGAGAGCACTTTTAGAGATGAAGATGTTTCAGAATACTTCAG CAGCAAGTTCGGGCCAGTTCAAGATGTCCGGATCCCATATCAGCAGAAGCGAATGTTTGGGTTCGTAACATTTGTCTTCCCAGAAACTGTCAGGCTTATATTGTCCAAAGGCAATCCTCATTTTATATGTGATTCACGTGTGCTCGTCAAGCCCTACAAGGAGAAGGGAAAAATCCTGGATAA GaggcaacaacaacaacagcatTTGGAGAGGGGAGAATTTTCATCATGTTTGAGCCCTGGTAGTCTTGATTCCAGAGATGCATATGATCTCCCACTTG GGGGAAGAATGTTCTACAGTACACAGGATGTGTTATTGAGAAGAAAGTTGGAGGAGCAGGCTGAACTGCAGCAAGCAATTGAACTCCAAGGCAGAAGACTTATGAGTCTGCAGCTCCCGGACTggaagaatgaacgcttaaccCATCATCACCGCAGTCTATCTGTTGGTGCTCATGGTCCTCTGTTGAGCCCTCATTCCCATGCTCAGATCAATCAAAATATCCTTCCATTTGACAGCATGGAACAAGAAGTTGCAGAAG GCCACAGTGACATTCCAGCTGACTTAATCTCTGTGACTGGTGCAATTGCTGAGCAGCAGTCCCAGAAGGAAGATAATTTAGCTTTCATTCACAACAATGGCAATGGGAATGGCAAAGAAAAGGAGCTATTCTCCAACCTGGATGCTCCTAATCTTCATAAAAG GTCCTGCCTGATAGCCTCTTTGCTCGTACAAAATCTGCCGGAGATCATCATCTATCTGAGTTGTCAACCGCTGTGCCCGAAGTTAATGATACTGCCATTACTACTGAAAACAACACATTATCATCAGTCAATTCTGCTGGCTTCATTGCTTCTCATTGATAATGCTGATCGACTGTGCTACTGCTAG